One Stenotrophomonas sp. SAU14A_NAIMI4_5 DNA segment encodes these proteins:
- the rplL gene encoding 50S ribosomal protein L7/L12, which yields MSLTNEQIVDAIAEKSLMEVMELVKAIEEKFGVSAAAPVAAAVAGPAAVVEEQTEFVVTLKSAGDKKVEVIKAVRAITGLGLKEAKDLAEAGGVLKDNASKDEAEKMKKDLEAAGATVEVK from the coding sequence ATGTCCCTTACCAACGAACAGATCGTCGACGCCATCGCCGAGAAGTCCCTGATGGAAGTGATGGAGCTGGTCAAGGCCATCGAAGAGAAGTTCGGCGTCTCCGCCGCTGCTCCGGTTGCCGCCGCTGTGGCTGGCCCGGCTGCCGTCGTTGAAGAGCAGACCGAATTCGTCGTCACCCTGAAGTCCGCTGGCGACAAGAAGGTTGAAGTCATCAAGGCCGTCCGCGCCATCACCGGCCTGGGCCTGAAGGAAGCGAAGGACCTGGCCGAAGCCGGCGGCGTCCTGAAGGACAACGCTTCGAAGGACGAAGCCGAGAAGATGAAGAAGGACCTGGAAGCTGCTGGCGCGACTGTCGAAGTCAAGTAA
- the rpoB gene encoding DNA-directed RNA polymerase subunit beta — protein MTSYSFTEKKRIRKDFGKQRSILEVPFLLAIQVDSYRDFLQENIDPAKRADYGLHAALKSVFPIASYSGNAALEYVGYKLGEPVFDERECRQRGMSYGAPLRVTVRLVIYDRESSTKAIKYVKEQEVYLGEIPLMTENGTFIVNGTERVIVSQLHRSPGVFFDHDRGKTHSSGKLLYSARIIPYRGSWLDFEFDPKDALFTRIDRRRKLPVSILLRALGYSNEEMLAEFFEINTFHINPDEGVQLELVPERLRGETLGFDLADGDKVIVEAGKRITARHIKQLEASGIAALAVPDDYIVGRILSHDVVDASTGELLAQANDEISDEQLQNFRKAGVDAVGTLWVNDLDRGPYLSNTLRIDPTKTQLEALVEIYRMMRPGEPPTKDAAQNLFHNLFFTFERYDLSAVGRMKFNRRVGRKETTGEAVLYDSKYFGERNDEESKRLVGAHGDSSDILDVIKVLTEIRNGRGVVDDIDHLGNRRVRSVGEMAENVFRVGLVRVERAVKERLSMAESEGLTPQELINAKPVAAAIKEFFGSSQLSQFMDQNNPLSEVTHKRRVSALGPGGLTRERAGFEVRDVHPTHYGRVCTIETPEGPNIGLINSLAVYARTNKYGFLETPYRKVVDGKVYDEVEFLSAIEENEYVIAQANALTNADSVLTEQFVPCRFQGESLLKPPAEVHFMDVSPMQTVSIAAALVPFLEHDDANRALMGANMQRQAVPTLRAQKPLVGTGIERAVARDSGVTVNARRGGEIVQIDAARIVVKVVEEEIVGATDAGVDIYNLVKYTRSNQNTCINQRPLVQVGDVIARGDVLADGPSTDIGELALGQNMLIAFMPWNGYNFEDSILLSERVVEEDRYTTIHIEELTCVARDTKLGPEEISADIPNVSEQALNRLDESGVVYIGAEVRAGDIMVGKVTPKGESQLTPEEKLLRAIFGEKASDVKDSSLRVPPGMDGTVIDVQVFTRDGIEKDKRARQIEESEIKRVKKDFDDQFRILEAAIYMRLRSQIVGKVVNGGAGLKKGDVISDAYLDGLKKADWFALRMKDEDASEAIERAQKQIQAHEKEFERRFADKRGKITAGDDLAPGVLKMVKVFLAVKRRIQPGDKMAGRHGNKGVVSNVVPVEDMPYMASGETVDIVLNPLGVPSRMNIGQILEVHLGWAAKGLGRKIQAMMEAQAAVADLRKFLDDIYNHDDTNVANRVDLSQFSDEELLRLARNLTDGVPMATPVFDGATEAEIKRMLELADLPSSGQTQLYDGRTGEAFDRHTTVGYMHYLKLNHLVDDKMHARSTGPYSLVTQQPLGGKAQFGGQRFGEMEVWALEAYGAAYTLQEMLTVKSDDVQGRNQMYKNIVDGEHEMVAGMPESFNVLVKEIRSLAINMELEDN, from the coding sequence ATGACGTCCTATTCGTTCACCGAAAAAAAGCGTATCCGCAAGGATTTCGGCAAGCAGCGCTCGATCCTCGAAGTGCCGTTCCTGCTGGCCATCCAGGTGGACTCCTACCGTGATTTCCTGCAGGAAAACATCGATCCGGCCAAGCGCGCCGATTACGGCCTGCACGCTGCGCTGAAGTCGGTCTTCCCGATCGCCAGCTACAGCGGCAATGCCGCCCTGGAATACGTCGGCTACAAGCTGGGCGAGCCGGTCTTCGACGAGCGTGAGTGCCGTCAGCGTGGCATGAGCTACGGTGCGCCGCTGCGCGTGACCGTGCGCCTGGTCATCTACGACCGCGAGTCGTCGACCAAGGCCATCAAGTACGTGAAGGAGCAGGAGGTCTATCTGGGCGAAATCCCGCTGATGACCGAGAACGGCACCTTCATCGTCAACGGCACCGAGCGCGTCATCGTCTCGCAGCTGCACCGTTCGCCGGGCGTGTTCTTCGACCACGACCGTGGCAAGACCCACAGCTCGGGCAAGCTGCTGTACAGCGCCCGCATCATTCCTTACCGCGGTTCCTGGCTGGACTTCGAGTTCGACCCGAAGGACGCGCTGTTCACCCGTATCGACCGCCGCCGCAAGCTGCCGGTGTCGATCCTGCTGCGCGCGCTTGGCTACAGCAACGAAGAGATGCTGGCCGAGTTCTTCGAGATCAACACCTTCCACATCAACCCGGATGAAGGCGTCCAGCTGGAGCTGGTGCCGGAGCGCCTGCGTGGCGAAACCCTGGGCTTCGACCTCGCCGACGGCGACAAGGTCATCGTGGAAGCCGGCAAGCGCATCACCGCGCGCCACATCAAGCAGCTGGAAGCCTCGGGCATTGCCGCCCTGGCCGTGCCGGACGACTACATCGTCGGCCGCATCCTGTCGCACGACGTGGTCGATGCCTCGACCGGCGAACTGCTGGCCCAGGCCAACGACGAGATCAGCGACGAGCAGCTGCAGAACTTCCGCAAGGCCGGCGTCGATGCGGTGGGCACCCTGTGGGTGAACGACCTGGATCGTGGCCCGTACCTGTCCAACACCCTGCGCATCGATCCGACCAAGACCCAGCTGGAAGCCCTGGTCGAAATCTACCGCATGATGCGTCCGGGCGAGCCGCCGACCAAGGATGCCGCGCAGAACCTGTTCCACAACCTGTTCTTCACCTTCGAGCGCTACGACCTGTCCGCGGTCGGCCGCATGAAGTTCAACCGTCGCGTGGGCCGCAAGGAAACCACCGGCGAAGCCGTGCTGTATGACAGCAAGTACTTCGGCGAGCGCAACGACGAAGAGTCCAAGCGCCTGGTCGGCGCCCACGGCGACAGCTCCGACATCCTGGACGTGATCAAGGTCCTGACCGAGATCCGTAACGGTCGCGGTGTGGTTGACGACATCGATCACCTGGGCAACCGTCGCGTGCGTTCGGTCGGCGAAATGGCCGAGAACGTGTTCCGCGTCGGCCTGGTCCGCGTCGAGCGCGCGGTCAAGGAGCGCCTGTCGATGGCCGAGTCGGAAGGCCTGACCCCGCAGGAGCTGATCAACGCCAAGCCGGTTGCCGCTGCCATCAAGGAATTCTTCGGCTCCTCGCAGCTGTCGCAGTTCATGGATCAGAACAACCCGCTGTCGGAAGTGACCCACAAGCGTCGCGTCTCGGCCCTGGGCCCGGGCGGCCTGACCCGTGAGCGCGCCGGCTTCGAAGTGCGCGACGTGCACCCGACCCATTACGGCCGCGTCTGCACCATCGAAACGCCGGAAGGCCCGAACATCGGCCTGATCAACTCGCTGGCCGTGTACGCCCGCACCAACAAGTACGGTTTCCTCGAGACCCCGTACCGCAAGGTCGTGGACGGCAAGGTGTACGACGAAGTCGAGTTCCTGTCGGCCATTGAAGAAAACGAGTACGTCATTGCGCAGGCCAACGCCCTGACCAATGCCGACAGCGTGCTGACCGAGCAGTTCGTTCCCTGCCGTTTCCAGGGCGAATCGCTGCTGAAGCCGCCGGCGGAAGTCCACTTCATGGACGTCTCGCCGATGCAGACCGTGTCGATCGCGGCCGCGCTGGTTCCGTTCCTGGAGCACGATGACGCAAACCGCGCACTGATGGGCGCGAACATGCAGCGTCAGGCCGTGCCGACCCTGCGTGCGCAGAAGCCGCTGGTCGGTACCGGCATCGAGCGCGCCGTGGCGCGTGACTCCGGTGTGACCGTCAACGCCCGTCGTGGTGGCGAGATCGTGCAGATCGATGCCGCGCGCATCGTGGTCAAGGTGGTCGAGGAAGAAATCGTCGGTGCCACCGACGCCGGCGTCGACATCTACAACCTGGTCAAGTACACCCGTTCGAACCAGAACACCTGCATCAACCAGCGTCCGCTGGTCCAGGTGGGTGACGTCATCGCCCGCGGCGACGTGCTGGCCGACGGTCCGTCCACCGACATCGGCGAACTGGCCCTGGGCCAGAACATGCTGATCGCGTTCATGCCGTGGAACGGCTACAACTTCGAAGACTCCATCCTGCTCTCCGAGCGCGTGGTGGAAGAGGATCGCTACACCACGATCCACATCGAAGAGCTGACCTGCGTCGCGCGTGACACCAAGCTGGGGCCGGAGGAAATCTCCGCCGACATCCCGAACGTTTCCGAGCAGGCGCTGAACCGCCTGGACGAAAGCGGCGTGGTGTACATCGGTGCGGAAGTCCGCGCCGGCGACATCATGGTCGGCAAGGTCACCCCGAAGGGCGAAAGCCAGCTGACCCCGGAAGAGAAGCTGCTGCGCGCGATCTTCGGCGAGAAGGCTTCGGACGTTAAGGACAGCTCGCTGCGCGTTCCGCCGGGCATGGACGGCACCGTCATCGACGTGCAGGTCTTCACCCGCGACGGCATCGAGAAGGACAAGCGCGCCCGCCAGATCGAAGAGTCTGAAATCAAGCGCGTCAAGAAGGACTTCGACGACCAGTTCCGCATCCTGGAAGCCGCCATCTACATGCGTCTGCGTTCGCAGATCGTGGGCAAGGTGGTCAACGGTGGTGCCGGCCTGAAGAAGGGCGACGTCATCTCCGACGCCTACCTGGACGGCCTGAAGAAGGCTGACTGGTTCGCCCTGCGCATGAAGGACGAGGACGCTTCGGAAGCCATCGAACGCGCGCAGAAGCAGATCCAGGCGCACGAGAAGGAATTCGAGCGTCGCTTCGCCGACAAGCGCGGCAAGATCACCGCCGGCGACGACCTCGCCCCGGGCGTGCTGAAGATGGTCAAGGTGTTCCTGGCCGTGAAGCGCCGCATCCAGCCGGGCGACAAGATGGCAGGCCGCCACGGCAACAAGGGTGTGGTCTCCAACGTGGTGCCGGTCGAGGACATGCCGTACATGGCCTCGGGTGAAACCGTGGACATCGTGCTGAACCCGCTGGGCGTGCCGTCGCGTATGAACATCGGCCAGATCCTGGAAGTGCACCTGGGCTGGGCAGCCAAGGGCCTGGGTCGCAAGATCCAGGCGATGATGGAAGCCCAGGCTGCGGTTGCCGACCTGCGCAAGTTCCTGGACGACATCTACAACCACGACGACACCAACGTGGCCAACCGTGTCGACCTGTCGCAGTTCAGCGACGAGGAACTGCTGCGCCTGGCCCGTAACCTGACCGACGGCGTGCCGATGGCCACCCCGGTGTTCGACGGCGCCACCGAAGCGGAAATCAAGCGCATGCTGGAACTGGCCGACCTGCCGAGCAGTGGCCAGACCCAGCTGTACGACGGCCGCACCGGTGAAGCCTTCGACCGCCACACCACCGTCGGTTACATGCACTACCTGAAGCTGAACCACCTGGTCGACGACAAGATGCACGCCCGTTCGACCGGTCCGTACTCGCTCGTCACCCAGCAGCCGCTGGGCGGCAAGGCGCAGTTCGGCGGCCAGCGCTTCGGTGAAATGGAAGTCTGGGCGCTGGAAGCCTACGGCGCGGCCTACACCCTGCAGGAAATGCTGACGGTGAAGTCCGATGACGTGCAGGGCCGCAACCAGATGTACAAGAACATCGTCGACGGTGAGCACGAGATGGTCGCGGGCATGCCGGAATCCTTCAACGTCCTCGTGAAGGAAATCCGCTCGCTGGCCATCAACATGGAACTGGAAGACAACTGA
- the tuf gene encoding elongation factor Tu has product MAKGKFERTKPHVNVGTIGHVDHGKTTLTAALTKIGAERFGGEFKDYSAIDAAPEEKARGITISTAHVEYESTTRHYAHVDCPGHADYVKNMITGAAQMDGAILVCSAADGPMPQTREHILLSRQVGVPYIVVFLNKADMVDDAELLELVEMEVRELLSKYDFPGDDTPIISGSARLALEGDQSDIGVPAVIKLVDALDSWIPTPERDVDKPFLMPVEDVFSISGRGTVVTGRIERGVIKVGEEIEIVGIRPVQKTTVTGVEMFRKLLDQGQAGDNAGLLLRGTKRDDVERGQVLAKPGSIKPHTKFDAEVYVLSKDEGGRHTPFFKGYRPQFYFRTTDITGAVELPEGVEMVMPGDNIKMVVTLINPVAMDAGLRFAIREGGRTVGAGVVSTIIE; this is encoded by the coding sequence ATGGCCAAGGGTAAGTTCGAGCGCACCAAGCCGCACGTCAACGTCGGCACCATCGGTCACGTCGACCACGGCAAGACCACGCTGACCGCCGCACTGACCAAGATCGGTGCCGAGCGTTTCGGCGGCGAGTTCAAGGACTACTCGGCCATTGACGCCGCTCCGGAAGAGAAGGCTCGTGGCATCACGATCTCGACCGCGCACGTCGAATACGAATCCACCACCCGTCACTACGCCCACGTCGATTGCCCGGGCCACGCTGACTACGTCAAGAACATGATCACCGGTGCCGCCCAGATGGACGGCGCGATCCTGGTGTGCTCGGCCGCTGACGGCCCGATGCCGCAGACCCGCGAGCACATCCTGCTGTCGCGTCAGGTCGGCGTGCCGTACATCGTCGTGTTCCTGAACAAGGCCGACATGGTTGACGATGCCGAGCTGCTGGAACTGGTCGAAATGGAAGTCCGCGAGCTGCTGAGCAAGTACGACTTCCCGGGCGACGACACCCCGATCATCTCGGGTTCGGCCCGCCTGGCGCTGGAAGGCGACCAGAGCGACATCGGCGTGCCGGCCGTGATCAAGCTGGTCGATGCTCTCGACAGCTGGATCCCGACCCCGGAGCGTGACGTCGACAAGCCGTTCCTGATGCCGGTGGAAGACGTGTTCTCGATCTCGGGCCGCGGCACCGTGGTGACCGGTCGTATCGAGCGCGGCGTGATCAAGGTCGGCGAAGAAATCGAAATCGTCGGCATCCGTCCGGTGCAGAAGACCACCGTGACCGGCGTCGAAATGTTCCGCAAGCTGCTGGACCAGGGCCAGGCAGGCGACAACGCCGGTCTGCTGCTGCGCGGCACCAAGCGTGACGACGTCGAGCGTGGCCAGGTCCTGGCCAAGCCGGGTTCGATCAAGCCGCACACCAAGTTCGACGCCGAAGTCTACGTGCTGTCGAAGGACGAAGGTGGCCGTCACACCCCGTTCTTCAAGGGCTACCGTCCGCAGTTCTACTTCCGTACCACCGACATCACCGGTGCGGTTGAGCTGCCGGAAGGCGTCGAGATGGTGATGCCGGGCGACAACATCAAGATGGTTGTCACCCTGATCAACCCGGTCGCAATGGACGCCGGCCTGCGCTTCGCAATCCGCGAAGGTGGCCGTACCGTCGGCGCCGGTGTGGTCTCCACCATCATCGAGTAA
- the secE gene encoding preprotein translocase subunit SecE — protein MNSKIEHSKDTSTQGGDIVKYALATLLVLAGLFVWFWFSADSGRAAQLGAWTGQLRALAVVVGLAGGIGVFLLTGKGRDTREFLSESRFELRKVVWPTRQEATRMTWVVMVVVIILSLLLGGFDYVIQRLVQLFLTR, from the coding sequence ATGAATAGCAAGATCGAACACTCCAAGGACACCTCCACCCAGGGTGGGGATATCGTCAAGTACGCCCTCGCCACCCTGCTGGTGCTGGCTGGTCTGTTCGTCTGGTTCTGGTTCTCCGCTGACTCCGGTCGCGCTGCCCAGCTGGGCGCGTGGACGGGTCAGCTGCGTGCGTTGGCCGTTGTCGTGGGTCTGGCCGGTGGTATCGGCGTGTTCCTGCTGACCGGCAAGGGTCGTGATACCCGCGAATTCCTCTCCGAGTCGCGCTTCGAGCTGCGCAAGGTGGTCTGGCCGACGCGCCAGGAAGCCACCCGCATGACCTGGGTCGTGATGGTTGTGGTGATCATCCTCAGCCTGCTGCTGGGTGGATTCGATTACGTCATTCAGCGGCTGGTCCAGCTGTTCCTGACCCGCTAA
- the nusG gene encoding transcription termination/antitermination protein NusG: protein MKRWYVVHAYSGFEKSVAQALRDRIARDGMEERFGDVLVPTEEVVEMRAGQKRRSERKFFPGYVLVQIETHEEAGIPRIDNESWHLVKETPRVMGFIGGTADRPLPIADSEAEAILNRVQEGVEKPRPKVLFEPGQMVRVTDGPFNDFNGVVEEVNYEKSRLRVSVLIFGRATPVELEFGQVEKAV from the coding sequence ATGAAGCGTTGGTACGTCGTTCACGCCTATTCGGGCTTCGAGAAGTCGGTTGCGCAGGCCCTGCGTGATCGCATCGCCCGTGACGGCATGGAAGAGCGCTTCGGCGATGTCCTGGTCCCGACCGAAGAAGTGGTCGAGATGCGCGCTGGCCAGAAGCGCCGTTCGGAGCGCAAGTTCTTCCCGGGTTACGTGCTGGTCCAGATCGAGACCCACGAAGAAGCCGGCATCCCGCGCATCGACAACGAAAGCTGGCACCTGGTCAAGGAAACCCCGCGCGTCATGGGCTTCATCGGCGGCACCGCCGATCGTCCGCTGCCGATCGCCGATTCCGAGGCCGAGGCCATCCTGAACCGCGTTCAGGAAGGCGTCGAGAAGCCGCGTCCGAAGGTGCTGTTCGAGCCGGGCCAGATGGTCCGCGTCACCGACGGTCCGTTCAACGATTTCAATGGCGTCGTCGAAGAAGTCAACTACGAGAAGAGCCGTCTGCGCGTCTCGGTGCTGATCTTCGGTCGTGCCACCCCGGTCGAACTCGAGTTCGGCCAGGTCGAAAAGGCCGTCTAA
- the rplA gene encoding 50S ribosomal protein L1, translating into MAQNKREKAIKAAVVPGKSYAFEDAINILKTATKAKFVESIDVAVRLGVDAKKSDQQVRGSTVLPAGTGKSVRVAVFAPAGAKADEALAAGAEAVGMDDLAEKMQAGDLNYDVVIATPDAMRVVGKLGTVLGPRGLMPNPKVGTVSPNPGEAVKNAKSGQVRYRTDKAGIIHCTIGKADFAEDALKSNLTALLLDLIKAKPATSKGTYLQKVSVSSTMGPGVTVDQSSLTLK; encoded by the coding sequence ATGGCACAGAACAAGCGCGAAAAGGCCATCAAGGCCGCCGTTGTCCCGGGCAAGTCGTACGCCTTCGAAGACGCGATCAACATCCTGAAGACCGCCACCAAGGCCAAGTTCGTCGAGTCGATCGACGTTGCCGTGCGCCTGGGCGTCGATGCCAAGAAGTCCGACCAGCAGGTCCGTGGCTCCACCGTGCTGCCGGCTGGTACCGGCAAGTCGGTCCGCGTCGCCGTCTTCGCTCCGGCCGGTGCCAAGGCTGACGAAGCCCTGGCCGCTGGCGCCGAAGCCGTCGGTATGGACGATCTGGCCGAGAAGATGCAGGCCGGCGATCTGAACTACGACGTCGTCATCGCGACCCCGGACGCCATGCGCGTCGTCGGTAAGCTGGGCACCGTGCTGGGCCCGCGCGGCCTGATGCCGAACCCGAAGGTCGGCACCGTTTCCCCGAACCCGGGTGAAGCCGTGAAGAACGCCAAGTCGGGCCAGGTCCGTTACCGCACCGACAAGGCCGGTATCATCCACTGCACCATCGGCAAGGCCGACTTCGCCGAAGACGCGCTGAAGTCGAACCTGACCGCGCTGCTGCTGGACCTGATCAAGGCCAAGCCGGCGACCTCGAAGGGCACCTACCTGCAGAAGGTTTCGGTCAGCTCGACGATGGGCCCGGGCGTCACCGTCGACCAGTCGTCGCTGACCCTGAAGTAA
- the rplK gene encoding 50S ribosomal protein L11 encodes MAKKVVGYIKLQVKAGQANPSPPVGPALGQRGLNIMEFCKAFNAATQKLEPGLPVPVIITAYSDRTFTFITKSTPATTLLKKAAGISSGSKRPNTEKVGKVTRKQLEEIAKAKEPDLTAADLDAAVRTIAGSARSMGLVVEG; translated from the coding sequence ATGGCAAAGAAAGTTGTCGGTTACATCAAGCTGCAGGTGAAGGCCGGTCAGGCCAACCCCTCGCCGCCGGTCGGTCCTGCGCTGGGTCAGCGCGGCCTGAACATCATGGAATTCTGCAAGGCGTTCAACGCTGCCACGCAGAAGCTCGAGCCGGGTCTGCCGGTTCCGGTGATCATCACGGCCTACTCGGACCGTACGTTCACCTTCATCACCAAGAGCACCCCGGCCACCACCCTGCTGAAGAAGGCCGCTGGCATCTCGTCGGGCTCCAAGCGCCCGAACACCGAGAAGGTCGGCAAGGTCACCCGTAAGCAGCTGGAAGAGATCGCCAAGGCGAAGGAACCGGATCTGACTGCCGCCGATCTGGACGCCGCCGTGCGTACCATCGCTGGCTCTGCCCGTTCCATGGGCCTCGTGGTGGAGGGTTAA
- the rplJ gene encoding 50S ribosomal protein L10 produces the protein MALNLSQKQEVVAELADVAAKAHSLIAAEYAGTTVAQMTAMRKQARETGVFLKVVKNTLASRAVEGTEFAVAQDQMVGPLLYAFSLEEPGAAGRLIKEAAKGNDKLKAKVVAIGGEVFPASHVEVLASLPTRDQALAMLARVLAEPVTMFARAIKAIGDKQNGGEAAEAAEPAAETA, from the coding sequence ATGGCTCTCAATCTGTCCCAGAAGCAAGAAGTAGTCGCCGAGCTGGCAGACGTCGCCGCCAAGGCCCACTCCTTGATCGCAGCCGAATACGCTGGCACCACGGTCGCCCAGATGACCGCGATGCGCAAGCAGGCTCGTGAAACCGGTGTTTTCTTGAAAGTTGTCAAGAACACCCTGGCTTCGCGCGCTGTTGAAGGCACCGAGTTCGCAGTCGCACAGGACCAGATGGTTGGTCCGCTGCTGTACGCGTTCTCGCTCGAGGAGCCCGGCGCAGCCGGTCGCCTGATCAAGGAAGCCGCCAAGGGCAACGACAAGCTGAAGGCTAAGGTCGTCGCCATCGGTGGTGAAGTGTTCCCGGCGAGCCACGTCGAGGTTCTGGCATCGCTGCCGACCCGCGACCAGGCCCTGGCAATGCTGGCACGCGTCCTGGCCGAGCCGGTCACGATGTTCGCCCGCGCCATCAAGGCTATCGGTGACAAGCAGAACGGTGGCGAAGCCGCTGAAGCTGCTGAACCGGCCGCCGAGACCGCCTGA